One part of the Hydra vulgaris chromosome 01, alternate assembly HydraT2T_AEP genome encodes these proteins:
- the LOC100205313 gene encoding serine/threonine-protein kinase PAK 3 isoform X2 → MDGEDERAPAPPVRHASQKNPNEFVQAGSKPLPIAPIQDERKKKGFNKIFTQTIKKKPEISLPTQFSHTIHVGFDPVTGDFTGMPDSWAKLLSVSNITQQEQKQNPQAVIDVLKFYDSSTKNQVDDKFMNFNKSVSPTFGPKSARIPEDGPLEDRPKVNNVKVDQGKGDGPPALPTRPEHTKSRFITADQLAGSGVKPLSPTNSETDASKGVKRRKMTDEEIMAKLRTIVTVGDPNKKYSKFEKIGQGASGVVFTAIEVATGNEVAIKQMNLSQQPKKELIINEILVMRENKHPNIVNYVDSYLVGDELWVVMEFLAGGSLTDVVTETCMDEGQIASVSRECLQALDFLHGNGVIHRDIKSDNILLGLDGGIKLTDFGFCATITPEQSKRSTMVGTPYWMAPEVVTRKQYGPKVDIWSLGIMAIEMIEGEPPYLNENPLRALYLIATNGTPELQHPERLSPVFRDFLNKTLEMDVDKRPAARELLMHPFLRQAKPLASLQPLIMAAKEASARHG, encoded by the exons ATGGACGGAGAAGACGAAAGGGCTCCAGCCCCTCCAGTTAGGCATGCTTCTCAAAAAAATCCTAATGAATTTGTTCAAGCTGGTAGCAAACCGTTGCCCATAGCACCAATACaagatgaaagaaaaaaaaaaggtttcaacaAAATCTTTACACAAA CCATCAAGAAGAAGCCAGAAATATCATTGCCAACACAATTTTCACATACCATCCATGTAGGGTTTGATCCAGTAACTGGAGATTTCACA GGCATGCCTGATTCATGGGCAAAACTTCTTTCTGTCTCAAACATAACACAACAAGAACAAAAACAGAATCCTCAAGCTGTGATtgatgttttaaagttttatgactCTAGCACAAAAAATCAAgtagatgacaaatttatgaactttaatAAATCTGTTAGTC cAACATTTGGTCCTAAATCAGCAAGAATTCCTGAAGATGGTCCATTGGAGGATCGACCTAAAGTTAATAATGTGAAAGTGGACCAAGGAAAAGGAGATGGTCCACCTGCTCTGCCAACACGACCTGAGCATACTAAATCTAgg tttATAACAGCAGATCAACTTGCAGGGTCAGGAGTTAAACCATTATCTCCAACAAACTCAGAAACAGATg cATCAAAAGGTGTAAAGAGGCGTAAAATGACAGATGAAGAAATTATGGCTAAGCTca GGACCATTGTTACTGTAGGTGatcctaataaaaaatattcaaaatttgagaaaattggTCAAGG TGCTTCAGGTGTTGTGTTTACAGCAATAGAAGTTGCTACAGGAAATgag gtggCAATTAAACAGATGAATCTGTCCCAACAGCCTAAAAAA GAGCTTATCATTAATGAGATTCTTGTTATGAGAGAAAATAAACACCCTAACATTGTTAACTATGTTGACAGTTATTTGGTTGGAGATGAGTTATGG GTTGTCATGGAGTTCTTAGCTGGAGGATCTTTAACAGATGTTGTTACTGAAACATGTATGGATGAAGGTCAGATAGCTTCTGTTTCAAGAGAG tgCTTGCAAGCTTTAGACTTTTTACATGGCAATGGTGTCATCCATCGTGACATTAAAAGTGATAATATACTTCTTGGGCTTGATGGTGGTATCAAGTTAA ctGATTTTGGCTTCTGTGCCACAATTACGCCAGAGCAATCTAAAAGATCAACCATGGTTGGAACACCTTATTGGATGGCTCCAGAAGTTGTCACGCGCAAGCAGTATGGTCCAAAAGTTGATATTTGGAGTTTAGGCATCATGGCTATTGAAATGATAGAAGGAGAGCCTCCTTATCTAAATGAAAATCCTCTAAGA GCTTTATATTTAATTGCTACAAATGGAACACCTGAACTACAACATCCGGAACGTTTATCTCCTGTTTTTCGAGATTTTCTTAACAAAACATTGGAAATGGACGTTGATAAACGACCTGCTGCTCGTGAACTGCTAatg cATCCCTTTTTGCGTCAAGCCAAACCATTAGCAAGTCTTCAACCATTAATAATGGCAGCCAAAGAAGCTTCAGCACGACATGGATAG